Below is a window of Candidatus Dependentiae bacterium DNA.
TGCCGCCGCAAGAACCGATTTTACGCGTCGCAAACCTAACGAAAGCGTTTATTACGCGCTCTTTTTTTGCGCGCGCAACTTCTCAGGCGATCGCCGTAAAAAACGTTTCATTTGATATCCATAAAGGCGAAATTGTTGGCCTTCTAGGGCCAAACGGCGCGGGAAAAACAACGACGCTTCAAATGTTAATCGGAACTTTAAAGCCAACCTCTGGAACTATTCATTATTTTAATCAGGATTTTTCTTGCAACCGCTCCCAGCTTCTGCAGAGAATCGCTTTTGCTAGCGGCTCAATTAAACTGCCCATCACCCTCTCCGTCGCACAAAATCTTGATATTTGTGCACGCTTATATGGCCTTTCCAGAACTGAGCGAAAAAATCGAATTGAACAACTGTTAACCACGTTTGGCATCTTTCAGTTGAAAGATCTCTCAACGGGTCATCTTTCAGATGGCCAAATTTCGCGCGTAATGATTGCAAAAGCGTTTTTGGCACAACCGGAAATGGTATTTCTTGATGA
It encodes the following:
- a CDS encoding ABC transporter ATP-binding protein gives rise to the protein MYVFLTLPHNTIMPPQEPILRVANLTKAFITRSFFARATSQAIAVKNVSFDIHKGEIVGLLGPNGAGKTTTLQMLIGTLKPTSGTIHYFNQDFSCNRSQLLQRIAFASGSIKLPITLSVAQNLDICARLYGLSRTERKNRIEQLLTTFGIFQLKDLSTGHLSDGQISRVMIAKAFLAQPEMVFLDEATASLDPEIALTVRRFLLEEKKAHGTSMLFASHNMEEVASLCDRVLIMNNGMLVADSSPRVLAKEATTVRVQFTVAHDVQKMDQFLTSHLVAHSIDKEKITVELDEHSIAQLLQNFAREEILYSHISIEKPTLEDYFLKITNPYKTFKELA